Part of the Geoalkalibacter ferrihydriticus DSM 17813 genome is shown below.
GCCGGGTGGGGGCTTCGGCGGAACCACAGGTGAAAAAGTGAAGGTTCGGCGTAGTGAACATAGGGTCGGCTCCTTCTGGGAACAGACTGGGGTTGCAAGGGCGGCAGAACCAGACTTTCTACGACGACGGCCCGCGGAAGTCAACAGAAAATGGCGGCCGTCTTGGATCGACGTGCAAGGACTTGACTTCGCTGACCATCGCGGTTTTACTCAAAAACCATACACCCCTCACTTCTCGATTCAACCCAGAAAGGAAAAAACCCTATGCAACCGGACAGGATCGGCTTTATCGGCGGCGGCAATATGGCCGAAGCCCTGCTCAAGGGGCTGACGGCGGGCACCTTCCCCGCGGAGCGCATCCTGGTAGCGGAGCCGCGCGAATCGCAGCGCCGCGCCCTGGAAAAAAAATACGGGGTCCGGGTGAGCGACGACAACCTTGAGGTTGCCCGGACGTGCGATGTTCTGATCCTCGCTGTCAAACCGCAACTGCTTGATGAGGTTCTGCCGCCCCTGGCCATGGCCGTGGGCAGCAAGACGCTGCTGCTGAGCATTCTTGCCGGTGTTACGACGGCCGCCCTTGAGGCCTGCTTCGATGGTTCGCCGCGGGTGGTGCGGGCCATGCCCAATACCCCCGCGCTGGTCGGGATAGGGGCGGCGGCGCTGTGCGCGGGACGTTATGCCACCCCGGATGATCTTTTGCTCAGCGAGCGTTTACTGGAATGTGTCGGCATGGTGCGGGTCGTTTCCGAAAAAGAAATGGATGCCGTCACGGGACTCTCGGGTTCGGGGCCCGCTTATGTCTATACTTTCATCGAGGCGCTGGCCGACGCCGGCGTCGAGCAGGGCCTGTCGCGTGAAGCGGCCCTGGCGCTGGCCGCGCAGACCGTGCACGGCGCCGCGCGCATGGTCCTCGAAACGGGCGAGCATCCCGCTCAGTTGCGTGACCGTGTGTGCAGTCCCGGTGGGACCACCATCGCCGGGGTCGCGGCCCTGGAAGAAGGCGGCTTGCGCGCCGCCCTGTTCGATGCGGTGCGCCGCGCCACCCGCCGCTCCCGGGAGTTGGGGGGAGGCTAAAGGGGGAAAGAGAACATAAGCAAAGGGGCGGCCGATGACGGCCGCCCCTTTGTCGTTAGAGACACACCCGCAGCACTTGGTTGAGATCGGTGATTCCCTGGAACACCTTATGGATGCCGTCCATGCGCAGAGTCGTCATGCCGTC
Proteins encoded:
- the proC gene encoding pyrroline-5-carboxylate reductase, encoding MQPDRIGFIGGGNMAEALLKGLTAGTFPAERILVAEPRESQRRALEKKYGVRVSDDNLEVARTCDVLILAVKPQLLDEVLPPLAMAVGSKTLLLSILAGVTTAALEACFDGSPRVVRAMPNTPALVGIGAAALCAGRYATPDDLLLSERLLECVGMVRVVSEKEMDAVTGLSGSGPAYVYTFIEALADAGVEQGLSREAALALAAQTVHGAARMVLETGEHPAQLRDRVCSPGGTTIAGVAALEEGGLRAALFDAVRRATRRSRELGGG